A single window of Actinomycetota bacterium DNA harbors:
- a CDS encoding type II secretion system F family protein, producing the protein MTAAGMLAGAGMALGALLIAWGVAAHRPPLAEALDALLEPRPTTPDSTRTVAGDGWRLGLAQRVGHFLAAAGIDVRRLDADLRVVGRSSEEHLVEKATAALVGFALPPATVVLMHLGGGGAPWSLAFVGAFALGLAGFLLPDLILGSQAAERRRDFRYALSSYLDLAHMALAAGAGVETALGYAADAGEGWPFVELRAALRRSRLARTSPWSALERLGEDLDVPELREVASSLGMAGTHGAKVKGSLQARAAALRSRDLAEMEGEAGAATERMALPSVLMVVGFVVFVGFPALHEILGF; encoded by the coding sequence ATGACCGCGGCAGGGATGTTGGCCGGTGCCGGGATGGCCCTCGGGGCGCTGCTGATCGCCTGGGGAGTGGCGGCTCACCGACCACCGCTCGCGGAAGCGCTCGATGCGCTCCTCGAACCGCGACCGACCACGCCGGACTCGACCCGCACCGTGGCCGGGGACGGCTGGCGGCTCGGGCTGGCGCAGCGGGTCGGCCACTTCCTCGCAGCAGCAGGCATCGACGTGCGGAGGCTGGACGCCGACCTCCGAGTCGTCGGCCGTAGCAGCGAGGAGCACCTCGTCGAGAAGGCGACCGCGGCGCTGGTGGGCTTCGCCCTCCCTCCGGCCACGGTCGTGCTGATGCACCTCGGCGGCGGCGGTGCTCCCTGGTCGCTCGCGTTCGTGGGAGCGTTCGCGCTCGGCCTGGCCGGGTTCCTGCTCCCCGACCTGATCCTGGGGTCGCAGGCCGCCGAGCGTCGCCGCGACTTCCGCTACGCGCTGTCGTCGTACCTCGACCTGGCACACATGGCGCTCGCGGCAGGGGCCGGTGTCGAGACGGCGCTCGGTTACGCGGCCGACGCGGGCGAGGGTTGGCCCTTCGTCGAGCTGCGAGCTGCGCTCCGCCGCAGCCGCCTGGCCCGCACCAGCCCGTGGAGCGCGCTCGAGCGTCTCGGGGAGGACCTCGACGTCCCCGAGCTGCGCGAGGTCGCGTCGAGCCTCGGCATGGCCGGCACCCACGGCGCCAAGGTCAAGGGGTCGCTACAGGCACGCGCGGCTGCGCTGCGGTCGCGCGACCTCGCGGAGATGGAGGGCGAGGCAGGCGCCGCCACGGAACGCATGGCTCTGCCTTCCGTGCTTATGGTCGTGGGCTTCGTCGTCTTCGTCGGGTTCCCGGCGCTGCACGAGATCCTCGGGTTCTGA
- a CDS encoding pilus assembly protein — protein MASVQRLRSDAGSSTTELVLLMPVVLLLVLVGVHAGLYYHAGHVVEAAAQEALESAQGEQSSAQDGLDSATAFLAEAGGVRNSDVEVTRDAAEVRVLVQAEAPNVLPFAVWHVTASVAGPVERFVAEVDR, from the coding sequence TTGGCCTCGGTGCAGCGACTGCGCAGCGACGCTGGTAGCAGCACGACCGAACTCGTGCTGCTGATGCCGGTCGTGCTCCTGCTGGTGCTGGTCGGCGTCCACGCGGGCCTGTACTACCACGCCGGTCACGTCGTCGAGGCCGCGGCACAGGAAGCCCTGGAGTCCGCGCAGGGGGAGCAGAGCAGTGCCCAGGACGGGCTCGACTCGGCGACGGCGTTCCTGGCGGAGGCGGGCGGCGTCCGGAACTCGGACGTCGAGGTGACCCGCGACGCCGCCGAGGTACGCGTCCTCGTCCAGGCGGAGGCGCCCAACGTCCTGCCCTTCGCCGTCTGGCACGTGACCGCCTCCGTGGCGGGGCCGGTCGAACGGTTCGTCGCCGAGGTGGACCGATGA
- a CDS encoding pilus assembly protein: MRTGWQDGSVSTELVLLTPVLLALLAFVVFAGRVGGAQQQITAAADQAARAASLRGDPDSAIAAASQVAQANLADAGVTCADVGIEVDTAAFGAGGQVGVTVTCVVELDDVVFAGLPGSRTFTSTAVEIIDRYRGGD; the protein is encoded by the coding sequence ATGAGGACCGGATGGCAGGACGGGAGCGTCTCCACCGAGTTGGTGCTGCTCACGCCGGTCCTGCTCGCGCTGCTCGCGTTCGTGGTCTTCGCTGGCCGGGTCGGAGGGGCACAGCAGCAGATCACCGCCGCAGCGGACCAGGCCGCGCGCGCCGCCTCGCTCCGGGGCGATCCCGACTCGGCGATCGCCGCCGCATCGCAGGTGGCACAGGCGAACCTCGCCGATGCCGGCGTCACGTGCGCCGACGTGGGGATCGAGGTCGACACGGCTGCGTTCGGCGCCGGTGGCCAGGTCGGTGTCACCGTGACGTGCGTCGTGGAGCTGGACGACGTCGTGTTCGCCGGCCTGCCGGGGAGCCGGACGTTCACGTCGACCGCGGTCGAGATCATCGACCGCTACCGCGGGGGCGACTGA
- a CDS encoding LysM peptidoglycan-binding domain-containing protein: MRYRERTLLRGFGALVALLVVVVGVPALLVRFVGWPLPTALPTWAQFSNAITSGNIDDATIIKTLAVVVWLAWLNFSIGASVELASLVRGGRARRVAGLRSAQRLAANLLTATSLAVAMLTRSAAGVGAAPPTPSLTAASALIEQPQPSTTGGSDHDPGSTRPERGAASSGRGADEVAGAWTSYVPYNVERGDTLWRLAERFLGDGLRWREIRDRNIGRVQPDGTKLAAGSTDLRPGWTLLVPASDASAERPPSVRDDPSSTVTVDRGDTLWDLADEHLDDPLRWTEMYERNRGVPQPDGDALTEPDLIQPGWVLTLPEAGPGEESVGTLGIGDAGEVRDVTEPSPHREGPVVPDALDRARATPPAGRWEPRPVTPTSGASPQETGAASPVDEVEDSSEDSSEDSAIAVTAGGAIAAGLILTLDRIRRARRRRRRPDHRIPLPDGQDAAAERFLRVHADHDTATFVDLALRHLADGCGGRPSPAVTLVLCGQDDVTVHLDAPSEDVPEGWLASGDSTWVIERPDNLDALAQHKATPSLFPVLVTVGSTPDGRAALVNLAGRDPLGVHGDPDRAAELMAVWALELATTPRVDALEVLTVGIDGLPADLERLTPLTDADDLHAELARRPVTGEVEAPSLVVLANGVDDEAEAAVRAASEKREDLVAVISRSCSPTTRRHTEITGNTAVLHPAGLAVELVELGISDLASVGRLLDQAKNDPELPVPLSALGDDDHEAGSSDTPVGEVDVRVLGPVDVIGVDRFPTNKTMELVAYLAMHRDGATTDMLLEALWPNHEPRPARLYTEASRARKALGTRADGSPYLPDAELGRYRIADAVTSDYERFSAHVAAATRDPDLADQHLREALTLVRGAPFSATATAYTWAHQLEIRISEEIVTAAHDLAHQMLDSARYEDAVWAAERGLSVNPLAEPLIRVLMIAADATGNTARVHEVMARLRETLAEDDANDADDWLHPETITLFERLSRRPVPID; this comes from the coding sequence ATGAGGTACCGCGAACGCACGCTGCTTCGGGGCTTCGGGGCGCTGGTCGCGCTGCTCGTGGTCGTGGTCGGTGTCCCGGCGCTGCTGGTTCGGTTCGTGGGCTGGCCGCTGCCCACCGCGCTGCCGACCTGGGCGCAGTTCTCCAACGCCATCACCAGCGGCAACATCGACGACGCCACCATCATCAAGACCCTCGCCGTGGTCGTGTGGCTCGCCTGGTTGAACTTCAGCATCGGGGCGTCGGTCGAACTGGCGTCGCTCGTGCGGGGCGGGCGCGCGCGCCGTGTCGCAGGGCTGCGATCGGCGCAGCGTCTCGCCGCGAACCTGCTGACCGCAACATCCCTCGCTGTGGCCATGCTGACCCGCTCCGCTGCCGGTGTCGGGGCGGCGCCACCGACGCCTAGCCTCACCGCAGCGAGTGCTCTCATCGAGCAGCCCCAGCCATCCACGACGGGCGGGTCCGACCACGACCCTGGCTCGACGCGACCCGAACGCGGGGCAGCCTCCTCGGGTCGCGGTGCCGACGAGGTCGCCGGTGCCTGGACCTCGTACGTCCCCTACAACGTCGAGCGGGGCGACACCCTCTGGCGTCTGGCGGAGAGGTTCCTCGGTGACGGGTTGCGGTGGCGCGAGATCCGCGACCGCAACATCGGCCGCGTGCAGCCTGACGGCACGAAGCTGGCCGCCGGATCCACGGATCTCCGGCCCGGATGGACGCTGCTCGTACCCGCGAGCGATGCGTCCGCCGAACGGCCACCCTCGGTGCGCGACGACCCCTCGTCGACGGTCACGGTCGATCGGGGTGACACGCTCTGGGATCTTGCCGACGAGCACCTCGACGACCCGTTGCGCTGGACCGAGATGTACGAGCGCAACCGCGGCGTACCCCAACCCGACGGCGACGCTCTGACGGAACCGGACCTCATCCAGCCCGGCTGGGTGCTGACGCTCCCCGAGGCTGGCCCTGGCGAGGAGAGCGTCGGCACGCTGGGGATCGGCGACGCGGGCGAAGTCCGGGATGTGACCGAGCCGTCCCCACACCGCGAGGGGCCGGTCGTCCCCGACGCGCTCGACCGAGCACGCGCCACTCCGCCAGCGGGCCGGTGGGAACCCCGGCCCGTCACCCCGACCAGCGGGGCGAGCCCACAGGAGACCGGAGCAGCCTCGCCGGTTGATGAAGTCGAGGACTCCTCCGAGGACTCCTCCGAGGACTCCGCGATCGCGGTGACCGCGGGCGGGGCGATCGCGGCCGGGCTCATCCTGACGCTCGACCGCATCCGACGTGCCCGCCGCCGGCGCCGTCGACCCGACCACCGCATCCCGCTGCCCGATGGGCAGGATGCGGCCGCCGAACGGTTCCTGCGGGTCCATGCCGACCACGACACCGCGACGTTCGTGGATCTCGCCCTGCGGCACCTTGCGGACGGATGCGGAGGACGCCCCTCGCCGGCAGTGACGCTCGTGCTCTGCGGTCAGGACGACGTCACCGTCCATCTCGATGCACCAAGCGAAGACGTTCCCGAAGGCTGGCTGGCCTCCGGCGATTCCACGTGGGTGATCGAGCGTCCGGACAACCTGGATGCTCTCGCCCAGCACAAGGCCACGCCCTCGTTGTTCCCCGTGCTCGTGACCGTCGGCTCGACGCCCGACGGCCGCGCTGCACTGGTCAACCTGGCTGGGCGAGACCCTCTGGGCGTTCACGGCGACCCGGACCGGGCGGCCGAACTCATGGCTGTGTGGGCACTGGAACTCGCGACGACACCGCGAGTAGATGCCCTCGAAGTCCTGACGGTCGGCATCGACGGCCTCCCCGCCGACCTCGAGCGGCTCACCCCGCTAACGGATGCGGACGACCTGCATGCCGAACTTGCGCGAAGGCCCGTGACCGGCGAGGTCGAGGCTCCCTCATTGGTCGTCCTCGCCAACGGCGTCGACGACGAGGCGGAAGCGGCCGTGCGCGCGGCATCCGAGAAGCGCGAGGACCTGGTCGCGGTCATCAGCCGTTCGTGCTCACCAACGACACGACGGCATACCGAGATCACCGGCAACACCGCCGTGCTCCACCCCGCCGGGCTCGCCGTCGAACTCGTCGAACTCGGCATCAGCGACCTGGCCAGCGTGGGCCGGCTGCTGGACCAGGCCAAGAACGACCCCGAGCTACCGGTACCGCTCTCGGCGCTCGGGGACGACGACCACGAGGCCGGATCATCGGATACGCCTGTAGGTGAGGTCGACGTTCGGGTCCTCGGTCCGGTGGATGTCATCGGCGTGGATCGCTTCCCGACCAACAAGACCATGGAGCTCGTCGCCTACCTGGCCATGCATCGTGACGGGGCCACGACGGACATGCTCCTCGAAGCACTCTGGCCAAACCACGAGCCTCGCCCTGCCCGCCTCTACACCGAGGCCTCCCGCGCCCGCAAGGCCCTGGGCACGAGGGCGGACGGCAGTCCCTACCTACCCGACGCCGAGCTGGGTCGCTACCGCATCGCCGACGCGGTCACCTCCGACTACGAGCGCTTCAGCGCCCACGTCGCGGCGGCCACGAGAGACCCGGACCTGGCCGACCAACATCTGCGCGAGGCTCTGACGCTGGTGCGAGGCGCACCGTTCTCTGCGACCGCGACGGCGTACACCTGGGCACACCAGCTCGAGATCCGGATCTCCGAGGAGATCGTCACGGCCGCCCATGACCTGGCCCACCAGATGCTGGACTCCGCTCGGTACGAAGACGCGGTGTGGGCAGCCGAGCGCGGGCTTAGCGTCAACCCTCTCGCCGAGCCCCTGATCCGCGTCCTGATGATCGCCGCCGACGCCACCGGCAACACGGCTCGCGTGCACGAAGTGATGGCCCGCCTCCGAGAGACTCTGGCGGAGGACGACGCCAACGACGCCGACGACTGGCTACACCCCGAAACCATCACGCTGTTCGAACGCCTCTCGAGACGGCCAGTCCCGATCGACTAA
- a CDS encoding helix-turn-helix domain-containing protein, giving the protein MSSSPSKPERRPVDYVDGAWPESTRIVADEGDAAAYVAEQFVHLVRAIIRRREERGLRRSQLAQMTGLRPNTISDLENGQTWPDVRTLGLIAWALDADIEFVPRETVRRLKHPQQEPT; this is encoded by the coding sequence ATGTCGTCCTCGCCGAGCAAGCCCGAGCGTCGTCCCGTCGACTACGTCGACGGAGCGTGGCCGGAGTCGACCAGGATCGTGGCGGACGAAGGTGACGCCGCGGCCTACGTAGCCGAACAGTTTGTCCACCTCGTCCGCGCGATCATCCGCCGCCGCGAGGAACGCGGCCTGAGACGCAGCCAACTCGCGCAGATGACCGGCCTGCGACCCAACACGATCAGCGATCTGGAGAACGGTCAGACGTGGCCGGATGTCAGAACACTCGGCCTCATCGCCTGGGCGCTCGATGCGGATATCGAGTTCGTCCCGCGCGAGACGGTTCGGCGGCTCAAGCACCCGCAGCAGGAGCCAACCTGA
- a CDS encoding LuxR C-terminal-related transcriptional regulator, whose amino-acid sequence MIAVAILSSDPLSDRGLREILVGVGLHVVDDPTDADVIATTGEAPDEASAPVLHVSKPQHPSVLLLDLIVGRIAGIVLIDREAVHLELAVHALAGGERWLDPALIEEMIVAARRGTRWRGPAGLTAQELRVVRLLDQRTNRQIADTLGISTETVRAHLRSAVSKLGAYDRIHAVDVARTRRIIR is encoded by the coding sequence GTGATCGCCGTCGCCATCCTGAGCTCCGACCCGCTCAGCGACCGCGGCCTGCGAGAGATCCTCGTCGGCGTCGGCCTGCACGTCGTGGACGACCCCACGGACGCCGACGTCATCGCGACCACCGGCGAAGCCCCCGACGAGGCCAGCGCACCGGTCCTTCACGTGTCCAAGCCACAGCATCCGTCCGTCCTGCTGCTCGACCTGATCGTCGGCCGCATCGCAGGCATCGTGCTCATCGACCGCGAAGCCGTACACCTCGAGTTGGCCGTCCACGCGCTGGCCGGCGGGGAACGGTGGCTGGACCCTGCTCTCATCGAGGAGATGATCGTCGCGGCCCGGCGCGGGACCAGGTGGCGAGGACCGGCGGGGTTGACCGCCCAGGAGCTGCGCGTGGTCAGGCTCTTGGACCAGCGCACGAACCGCCAGATCGCAGACACGCTGGGGATCTCGACGGAGACTGTCAGGGCCCACCTCCGCAGCGCCGTGAGCAAGCTCGGTGCCTACGACCGGATCCATGCCGTCGACGTCGCACGGACGCGAAGGATCATCCGCTGA
- a CDS encoding DUF3892 domain-containing protein, which translates to MADRRVTQTKKDKDGDILALCNPDQYWSPRSKASAIADIDDGDHTYYVQQPGTDRTDIHVVDDGDGPYLRTDPDGDARNNLDNLPDC; encoded by the coding sequence ATGGCCGATCGTCGCGTCACGCAGACGAAGAAGGATAAGGATGGCGACATCCTGGCGCTGTGTAATCCCGACCAGTATTGGTCGCCGCGATCGAAGGCGAGTGCGATCGCTGACATCGATGACGGGGATCACACCTACTACGTCCAGCAGCCTGGTACCGACCGGACCGACATCCACGTCGTTGACGACGGCGACGGTCCCTACCTGCGGACTGATCCAGACGGTGACGCACGCAACAACCTCGACAACCTGCCCGACTGTTGA
- a CDS encoding response regulator transcription factor, producing MVTADPKARSAPTQLLAAARPTGGALFTVALSVRSPVIAAGLQAILQDGDIECVDEAEAADVLATDDLPVPQGPRVLYAVQEAPCAQVLELLRAGIAGVMLLDREPVTVLAATYAVASGGIWLDPCSAIAGELVVAAFRGSRLRGPWGLSVQQLRVLRHVARGATNRQVGDRLGISPETVKNHLSDAMRAMGAYDRLHAAALFEQTLSEGFDPSIFR from the coding sequence GTGGTCACGGCCGACCCCAAGGCGCGCAGCGCCCCGACTCAGCTATTAGCCGCCGCGCGGCCCACCGGAGGGGCGCTGTTCACGGTTGCGCTCTCGGTCCGCTCGCCGGTCATCGCTGCCGGGCTACAGGCGATCCTCCAAGATGGAGACATCGAGTGCGTCGATGAGGCCGAGGCCGCGGACGTGCTGGCGACGGACGACCTTCCCGTGCCGCAAGGGCCGCGCGTTCTGTACGCCGTCCAGGAGGCACCGTGCGCCCAAGTCCTTGAGCTTCTCCGCGCCGGGATCGCGGGCGTCATGCTGCTTGACAGGGAGCCCGTCACGGTGCTGGCCGCGACCTACGCCGTCGCCTCAGGCGGGATCTGGCTGGACCCGTGCTCAGCGATCGCCGGTGAGCTGGTCGTCGCTGCCTTCCGAGGTTCCCGGCTGCGTGGCCCATGGGGCTTGTCGGTCCAGCAGTTACGCGTCCTGCGCCACGTCGCACGGGGAGCGACGAACCGCCAGGTCGGCGACCGACTCGGGATCTCACCCGAAACCGTCAAGAATCACCTGAGTGATGCCATGCGCGCGATGGGCGCCTACGACCGTCTGCACGCCGCAGCGCTGTTCGAGCAGACTCTGTCGGAGGGATTTGACCCCTCGATCTTCCGCTAG